A window of Cellulomonas sp. SLBN-39 genomic DNA:
GCCCGCTTGAGGGCGTCGACCATGAGCAGCTGCTCCATGATCCACTGGTTGATCGGCGAGCCGTGCGACTGCAGGACGAACGCGTCCGCGCCGCGCACCGACTCCCCGAAGCGCACGTAGATCTCGCCGTTCGCGAAGTCGTACGCGTCGGTCGGGACCAGCTCGACGCCCAGGTTCTCGGCGACCTCGACCGCGAGCTCGGGGTGCGCGCGCCCCGAGACGAGGACCAGCCGCTTGGCGCCGTCGGTGCTGATGATGCCGGTCATCGGGTGGTGTCCTCGCTCGTGGTGCGCGCGCCGTCGGACGCGTCGGTGGGGTCGGGCAGCGCCTCGGGCTGCCCGGGCAGGTGCGGCGGCGGCGTGACGGGCGACGACGCGCGGGACGCGCGCTCCCGCTCGGCGCGGGCCTGGGGCGACAGGTCTCCGTCGGCCCGGGCACCGCGGGCGCGGGCCGCGGCCTCGGCGGCCGGGGTGCCCGCCCGCGAGCGCTGCACCCAGCTCTCGATGGTGCGCTGCGAGCCGGCGCTGACGGCGAGCGCGCCGGGGGGCACGTCGCGGCGCACGACCGTGCCGGCACCGGTGTAGGCGCCGTCGCCGACCTCGACGGGGGCGACGAACATGTTGTCCGCGCCGGTGCGGGCGTAGGACCCGATCACGGTGCGGTGCTTGTTCACGCCGTCGTAGTTGACGGTCACCGACGCGGCACCGATGTTCGTGTGCTCGCCGATCGTGGCGTCGCCGACGTAGGACAGGTGCGGGATCTTCGAGCCCTCGCCGATCGTGGCGTTCTTCGTCTCGACGAACGTGCCGATCTTGCCGCGCTCGCCCAGCACGGTGCCGGGGCGCAGGTAGGCGAACGGGCCGACGGTGGCGCCGGGGCCGACGACGGCGAGGTCGCCGTGGGTGCGCACGACGCGGGCGCCGGCACCGACCTCGACGTCGGTGAGCGTGGTGTCGGGGCCGACGGTGGCGCCCTCGCCGACGCTCGTGGCGCCGTGCAGCTGGGTGCCGGGCAGCAGCGTGACGTCGCGGGCCAGGTCCACGTCGACGTCGACCCAGGTGGTGAGGGGGTCGACGACGGTGACGCCCTCGCGCATCCAGTCCTCGAGGATGCGGCGGTTGAGCTCGGCGCGCAGGGCGGCGAGCTGGACGCGGTCGTTGACGCCCTCGACGCTCAGGGGGTCGTCGGTGCGCAGCGCGCGCACGTGCCCGCCGTCGCCGCGGGCGATCGCCAGCACGTCGGTCAGGTACACCTCGCCCTGCGCGTTGTCGCGGCCGAGACGGGCCAGGCCGGCGCGCAGCACGGCGGCGTCGAACACGTACACCGAGGTGTTGATCTCGGCGACGAGCCGCTGCTCGTCGGTCGCGTCCTTCTCCTCCACGACGCCGAGGACGTCGCCGGTGCCGGGCTCGCGCAGCACGCGGCCGTAACCCGTGGGGTCGGGCACCTCGGTGGTCAGCACGGTGACGGCGTTGCCGTCCTCGGTGTGCGCCACCAGCAGCTCGGTGAGCGTGCCCGCGTCGAGCAGCGGGACGTCGCCGGCGAGCACGACGACCGCGCCCTCGAGGAGCGCGTCGGCCGCGGAGCCGCCGTGGGCGTCGTGGTCGGCCGCGGCGTCCGCCGAGGCGTCGGCGACCGCGGCCTGCGCGGCGGCGTCGAGGGCCGACATCGCGACCTGCACGGCGCGGCCGGTGCCGGGCACGTCGTCCTGGTCGACCAGCAGGGCGGCGGGGTCGACCTCGCCGACGTGCGCGGCGACGCGCTCGCGCTCGTGGCGCACCACGACGGCGACCCGCTCGGGCTCGAGGGCGCGCGCGGCGGCGAGCGCGTGCCCGACCATGCTGCGCCCGGCGAGCGTGTGCAGGACCTTGGGGGTCGCCGACCGCATGCGGGTGCCCTCACCTGCTGCGAGGACGATGACGGCGGCTGGGCGTGGGACGCTCACCAGTGGGTGCTCCTCGCGGTCTGCCCGCGCGACGGCGGGCCCGGCGGATCGTGCGTCCCGACTCTACCGCCGGACCTGCGGCCCCCCGCGCGCCGCAGGTCCCCGGCGCGGCCCGGTGTGACGACGCCGACACCCGCCCGGCTCAGCCGAGGTCCACGGTCGACCCGTCCGTGCGGTCGCCGACGAGGCGCCCGTCGAGGCTGCGGACGCCCGCCACGCCGTCGAGGGTCGTGCGCCACAGCTCGCGGCCGTCGGCGAGGTCGAACGCGGCCAGGTCGACGCTCGGGTCCGTGTCGAGCACCCCGCCCAGGAGCAGCGCGCTCTCGTGCAGCAGGACGGCGCGTCCGTCGGTCGCGACGACCGTCGCGCCGTCCTCGACGTCGCGCGTCCACCGCACGGCGCCGGTGCGGGCGTCGAGGCCGCGCAGCGTGTCACGGTCGAGGACGGCGAGGTGCCCGCCGACGACCACGGCGTCCCACGCGTCGGCGTCGGCCGTGCGCCACCGCCGGGTGCCGTCGCGGTCGGAGGCGACCAGGTCGTGCCCCGCGGAGGTGAGCACGAGGTCGCCGAGCGACCCGTCGTCGACGGACGGGGTGAGCATCTGCCCGTCGACCTCGACCTGCTGCTCGGGGCTCCAGAGCAGGGTGCCGCCGTCGGCGCCGAACGCGAGCAGGTCGACGTCGTCGCCCGGCGCCCCGCCGATCCACCCGGTGACCGCGGACCCGTCGGGCTCGCGGAGCAGGGCCCCGTCGTCCGCGGCCAGCACGGTGACGGCGACGACGCCGTCCACGACGACGTACCGCGACGACGTGCGCAGCGTGGGCGACCCGGTGAACCCGTGCTCGGCGCCCGGCACGGGCACGGGGGTGCTCCACCGCTCGTCCCAGGTCACGGGGTCGCGCGCGGTGACGACGTCGACCGGCGTCGTGCCGTCGGGGTGCCGGACCACCTCGACGACCAGGCTGCCGGTCGCCGCGAGCGTGCGGGGCGCCGGGAGGTCGAGGTCCCGCTCACGGACGACGTGCCCGTCGGCGACGGCCACGACCAGCACCCGCGCCCAGGTCTGCACGTGCTCCTCGCCGGTGTCCCTCCACCGGGTCGCCGCGTCCCCGGTCAGGCACGTGACCGTGGCGGGGTCGCCGGGCGTCGGCAGGCAGGACGGGTGCTCCGCCCACCAGCCGTCGCCGCGCGCGGACCCGTCGGGCAGCACACGGGACCAGACCACGGTGCCGCCGTCGAGGCCGACCAGCGTGGTCCGTGACGAGGACACGCCCAGCACCTCCGCCGACGCCGAGGACCGCAGCGCGACCCGCACCCCGTCCGCACCGGGCGGGGTGACGTCGAGGTCGACCGAGCCCAGACCCGTGCTGCCCGCCGCGGCCGGCTCGACCGGGCCCGGCGCCACGGAGAGGTCCGCCACCACGCCCGGCAGCCCCACGAGCGCCGCGAGCCGGTCCCGCTCCCGGGCGTCGGCGACCGCCTGCGCGCCGACGAGGCCGAGCAGCACGGCGGCGGCGACACCGAGCGCGACGACCTGCGCGCGGGTGGGCCCCGACCGGCGGGGCGGCGGGGCCTCGCCGGCTCCCCCGGGCGGGTACGCACCGGGGCGGGGGCCGGTGGGCGCGGCAGCGTCGTCCTCGTCGAGCACGACCTCGAGCCGCTGCTTCGCCCCCACGGCGACGACCGTAGCGCGCGGCGTGCCTCACCCGAGCGGGACCGGCGTCCCGTCGTCCCGCTGCCCCACGAGGCGACCGTCGGCGACGCTGACCCAGCTGACGTCGTCGACCGTGGTGCGCCAGACCTCGTGGCCGTCCGTCAGCCCGACGGCCGTGAGGGGGACCTCGTCCTGCGCGCCGAGCCCTTCCTGCACCACGACGACGCGCCCGTCGGTCGCGACGATGCTCATGTCCGTGCGTGCGGTGTGCTCCCAGAGCGCGCGGCCCGTGCGGCCGTCAACCGCGTGCAGCGTCGTGTCGTCGTCGACGAGGACCCGCCCGTCGACGACCATCACGCTCCACCCCGTCACCCCCTCGGCGGTCCACCGGGCCGTCCCGTCGCGGTCCCAGGCCCGCAGGTCCGTGCCGTCGGTGGTGAGGACGACGTCCCCCAGCGACCCGTCGTCGAGGTGGACGCCCAGCACGTCGCCCGGGAAGACGGTCATCCCGTCCGCGGTCCAGAGCTCGGTCTCCTGCACGCGGCGCTGACCGTCCGCCGGCTGGGCGGACAGGGCGAGGGCCACGACGTCCTCCTGG
This region includes:
- the glmU gene encoding bifunctional UDP-N-acetylglucosamine diphosphorylase/glucosamine-1-phosphate N-acetyltransferase GlmU: MSVPRPAAVIVLAAGEGTRMRSATPKVLHTLAGRSMVGHALAAARALEPERVAVVVRHERERVAAHVGEVDPAALLVDQDDVPGTGRAVQVAMSALDAAAQAAVADASADAAADHDAHGGSAADALLEGAVVVLAGDVPLLDAGTLTELLVAHTEDGNAVTVLTTEVPDPTGYGRVLREPGTGDVLGVVEEKDATDEQRLVAEINTSVYVFDAAVLRAGLARLGRDNAQGEVYLTDVLAIARGDGGHVRALRTDDPLSVEGVNDRVQLAALRAELNRRILEDWMREGVTVVDPLTTWVDVDVDLARDVTLLPGTQLHGATSVGEGATVGPDTTLTDVEVGAGARVVRTHGDLAVVGPGATVGPFAYLRPGTVLGERGKIGTFVETKNATIGEGSKIPHLSYVGDATIGEHTNIGAASVTVNYDGVNKHRTVIGSYARTGADNMFVAPVEVGDGAYTGAGTVVRRDVPPGALAVSAGSQRTIESWVQRSRAGTPAAEAAARARGARADGDLSPQARAERERASRASSPVTPPPHLPGQPEALPDPTDASDGARTTSEDTTR
- a CDS encoding PQQ-binding-like beta-propeller repeat protein, which codes for MGAKQRLEVVLDEDDAAAPTGPRPGAYPPGGAGEAPPPRRSGPTRAQVVALGVAAAVLLGLVGAQAVADARERDRLAALVGLPGVVADLSVAPGPVEPAAAGSTGLGSVDLDVTPPGADGVRVALRSSASAEVLGVSSSRTTLVGLDGGTVVWSRVLPDGSARGDGWWAEHPSCLPTPGDPATVTCLTGDAATRWRDTGEEHVQTWARVLVVAVADGHVVRERDLDLPAPRTLAATGSLVVEVVRHPDGTTPVDVVTARDPVTWDERWSTPVPVPGAEHGFTGSPTLRTSSRYVVVDGVVAVTVLAADDGALLREPDGSAVTGWIGGAPGDDVDLLAFGADGGTLLWSPEQQVEVDGQMLTPSVDDGSLGDLVLTSAGHDLVASDRDGTRRWRTADADAWDAVVVGGHLAVLDRDTLRGLDARTGAVRWTRDVEDGATVVATDGRAVLLHESALLLGGVLDTDPSVDLAAFDLADGRELWRTTLDGVAGVRSLDGRLVGDRTDGSTVDLG